TTCGGCCGTGACGAGGAGGAGTCCTTCGGGGAGCTTGTCGCCTGAAGGTCTGGGGGGAAGTAGGTAACGGGGGAGCACGGGGAAAGTACGGGGGAGCGGTTCCGGGGGAACCAACGGGGTCACGGGGGACCACGGGGGAAGCACCACGGGGATCACGGGGGAGCACGAAAGGAGCGGGACTGGAGGGCCGGGGGGTCCGTCCAGTCCCGCTTTCGTGTGTGCGGTACGACGCCTAAGCGCTCCGCGGGAAGTGCCGCGACAGTCCAGCGTTCGTCTGCGGGTCCGTCGTGGCTGGTCGCGCAGTTCCCCGCGCCCCTTTGGGGCGCTGCCGAACCGCAGTCGACTTCGCCAAGGCCGCTTAGACGGCCGTACGTGCCTTCGCGTACCGCCCGGCCGCCGCGTCCGCGAGCCGCCCCATCGCCTCGTCGCGGTCGCAGGCGTGTGCGCCCAGCGCGGTCTGCCGGGCCACGATGGACCGCTCGGCGCGCATCAGCCGCCAGCCCCGCCGCAGCAGGAACGGCACGGACTTGCGCCCCTCCTTCAGGTCCCGCAGGAAACGGCGCCGGAAGGTCCTGACCGGTCCGCGGCTCAGGCACAGCGCGTCGGCCAGGACGCCGAGCTCACGGCAGCGCGTGACGATCTCGGCGGCGAAGATGCCCTCCGCGATGAACAGCGGGGTGCGCCCGATGCCGACGGTCTCCGCGCCGGTGCGGGCGCTGCGGGAGATGTCGTACAGCGGGACGTCCGTACGACCCGTGCGGCACAGCTCCGCGATGGCGGCGACGGCGGCGTCCGCGTCCCAGGAGTCGGGGTGGTCCCAGTCGATGTCGGAGCTCCCGAGGACCTGCGGCAGCGTCGGGTCGTCACCCTCCTTGTAGAAGTCGTCGAGCCGCAGCACCGGAAGGCCGGAGCGGGCGGCGAGCAGGGACTTGCCGGAGCCGGAGGGGCCGCAGAGCAGCACGACTCGCGTGGGTATGGGTGGGTGGGAGCTCACGGGAGACCAGTGTGGCATTCACCTGCCGTTCATCGAACCCCGCGGGTCGGCTTTGCAGCATGCGTCACACATCAAGCGCCCTTCGTGCCGCCCTGGTTACTCAGTGCATGGAAAGGTGGCAGAAACGATGGCTCGACACGCGTCCCCGCAGAATCCGACCGCCCAGCGTGCTCTGGTCGCCCTCGCGACTGCGGTCGTGGCCCTGGGCGCAAGCGCGGCGACGGCCTTCGCGGACACCGAGCCGGTCGCCTACGTGCAGGCGCCGGAGGGCGGGTGATCCGTAGGGATTGGAACCTGGCGGGCAGGGCTGAGTGGCCAATGCGTCTACGGCCTCGTAAACGGCAGACGACCCGGCCGGGTCGTCCTTGATCCTTGCGCCGCTGGTAGTCCGCGAATACAAGGGCGTCTTCGAGATCCTCTATCACTTGCGGTGATACGAGAAGGGCAGCCACGTGGCCATGGTCGGTGAGGGCGATGGTCTCCTGGCCGTGGGCGGCGCGGCGGACAGGTCGCCGAGCTGGGAGCGGGCGGCGCTGATGGCGATCTCAACCATGTGCACATGATTACCCTTGTGAGCAATTTATGTGACTGCATGGTGACCGCCGGCATCACCCTTGTGCAGGCCAAGTGGAGTGACAAGGGCGAGGCCGGATTCGGTGGGCATGATGCCGCCGCATTGATGCGTGGGCTCGATTACTGCGTGTCGCCCCAGGTGACCCGCGCTTCTCAGGGCTTGTCTGTTCGCATGCTCCGGTCGGAGCCGATGTTCCGGCTGCTCAGATCCATGTCCGTCGGTGGCAAACAGCAGGACCTCCACGAGGAGCTACGCAAAGGCGTCCCCGCTCCCGTCCTCAGCCAGACCGACCGCGATCGTATCGCCGCCACCGTCCGGGCCGCTTACAAGAGGCGCGACGAGGCCGACCGCAAGGAGGACCTGGCGCTCGCGAGGCTGGAGGAGGCCGTGGCGGGCTGAGCGGCCCGCCAGGTTCCTTGTTCCGAACGGGTTCTGGAACATCTCCAGGACCCGTTCCGCGTAACCGTCTTACAGAGAACCGTCCTTGATGCCGTCGACGAACGGCTGCCAGGCCGCGCCGGTCGGCATCAGGACGGGGCCGGTCGTGTTCTTGCTGTCGCGGACGGGGACGGTGCCGGGGCGGTCGTCGCAGACCTCGACGCAGGCGTCCCCTGCCTCCTGCCCACTGTAGGAGGACTTGCGCCAGCGGGCGGTGCTCATGTCTGGAGTGGCTCGCATGACTCGTACATCTCCAACGTCGCTTTGATCAATGCCGCGGATTCTCTCGGTGGGAGGGCGCAGGCTTTCATGTGATCGAATTTTCGCACACGCCGCGTGACGATCTCTCGATCATCGAAGGTCTCTCCGTACCCGAAGCCCTCCTGGTACACGGTGATGGAGTTGTCCGGGAGCGTGAGCAGAATGAGTGTGCCGTTCATCAGAGGGAGCGCCCCTGCCGCGAAGGGGGCGATCTGGATGGTCGTGTTGCGCGTTCTCATCAGCGGAAGCAGCGCCGCGAGCTGTTCCCTCATCACTGCCGGTCCGCCGACTGCCTGTCGTAGGGCTGCTTCGCCGAGAATCCACCAGAGGTCTGGTGAGCTGTCGCTTCGCAGCATCTCCTGACGGCCCAGGCGGGCGGCCACCAACCCATCGATCTCCTTGGAGGTCATCTCGGGATTGCCTTCGACGAACAACGCACGCATGTATTCCGGAGTCTGGAGCAACCCGGGGGTAAGGGTCGCGCAGAACTCCTGAAATCGCACCGCCCTCGCCTCCAGCTCCAAGCAGTGCTCGAACCGTCGAGGCATGTGCTCCCGCTTCACCGCCCCCCAAAGCCCCTGGAACAACTCCCCCGTCCCAAACGCCACATCCAGCTTCTCCGAGATAGGAGGCAACGGCAGCCGCTCCCCCGACTCCACCCCATGCAGATGCGTCTTGCTGTAGTTCACGATGTCCGACAGCCGATCCAACGACAGCCCGGCGACCTGGCGTTGGCGGCGCAGCTCCACGCCGTACAGGTCGCGGGCGGAGCCGGCGGGGTCGAGGTCTCGGGCGGTCTGGGTCATGGTTCGGTGCTCCCTTGTCGTGTGCTGTCTGGACGCGAGTGCTGTTCCGTGTCCCTGGGGGAACGCCGTCACCAGCTCACGGTAGTTGCGGTCGGTGACAGTGTGGGCGCGAAACGTGAAACAGGGCAGGTGGGGGCTGTTCCGGAACCCGGCTGGGAACACGGTCACCCTGTCCGACGGCAGCCGACGACCGTTTCGCTGGGAGTACGAACAGCGAGAACGGAGACGCCCGTGGCATCCCGAGGACGTACGACAGCCGACACGACGGACGCGACCGCGCCCACCACGGGCACTGCCCGCACACCCCACCCCGACCGTGCCGAACTTGAGGCGTCCCGGCTCCCTGTCGGTCAACCCGCCCACGACACACGGCTGGAGAGGCGCGGGATCGTCATGGACCACCAGGACGGGCTCGTGTGGCTGCGCCCCGAAGGCGGCGGCACGGAGTGGACGGCGCGTCCCGGCGACGTACAGCCGCTGCATGTGCGCGAGCAGGCGGAGGCCCTGATGTGGGCGCGGGTGGCCCACGCCAACGCCCGCAGCCGAGGGGAGGTTCTGTGAGCTTGAGACTGTCCCCAGGGCGCTTGCGGAGTTCGTCGGAACATACGGGAGGAGAGCCCCGTATCCGCCCTGCCGCCGCCGCTCAGCAGCGATACTGGACGCATGGACGCGACGACCACCGCCCCCCGCGCCGAGGTACTGCGGGACCGTTACCGCAATCGGCTGCCCGAGCGACTGCAGGAGTTGACCGGCCCCGTCGAGGGCACCGTAGACCTGCCGCTCCACATCGTCTGGTCCGGGCGGACGAGCTACAGTCTGGACCGCCCGAAGGCCCGCATGACGCTCTATCGGACCGTCCTCGCCGAGGGCTTGCGCGGGGATCTGGTGGCCTTCCTTCACCACCGGCTGCTCGCCGAGCAGTGGCCCATTCTGCGTCGCTTGGTCAGCCCCTACATCCGCGAGGTCTGGGAGGACGCGTTCCCCGAACTGCCCCGCACCGCTCCGGACGACGCGACCGCGGCGTGAAGCTCACCCGCTCCATGAGCGTCTCCTCGCCGACATCCTCGACCTCGGCTCTCCCTATCCTCTGGTCCTCACCGGCGGATACGCCGTGCAGGCCCACGGCCTGGTTGAACGCTTCAGCCGCGACCTCGACGTCGCCACCGAGAACCCCGCCCCGATGGACGAGATCGTTGCCTCCCTCACCGTCGGCCTCGCCGCGCGCGGCTGGCGGACCACGCATGTCCAGACCGACCCGCTCAGCGGCCGGTTCCTCGTCACCGATCCGGAGACCGGCGAGGAGTGCGAGGTCGACGTCCTCAAGGAGGCGTCCTGGGCCCCACCCGCCCAGACCCGGTACGGCCCCGTCCTCTCCCTCGACGACGTGATCGGTACCAAGGTCCGTGCCCTCGCCGACCGCGGCACCGTCCGCGACCTCATCGACGTCCAGGCCGCCTCCCGCCACCGCTCCACCGCAGACCTCGAATCCCTCGGCCGTCGCCGCGCCCACGACGAGTTCAGCCTTGAGGACCTCCGCGACCGGCTCACCGGTGCGGACTGGTACGAGGACGAGGACTACGCCGCGTATGGCCTCACCTCCCGGCAGATCGATGAGCTCAAGATGTGGGCGCTGGCGTGGGCGGAGGATCTGGGGGCGCGGATCCACGACGAGAACGCCTGAACAAGCCGTACGCCTCTCCGGTCGGCGTGCTCAGGCACTGGTCGTGGTGCCGTGAGCTCGGGTGACCGGTTCCCGACGCGTTGTCAGTGGGGCGTCCCAGAGTGTTCCGTGACACGGATATCGGCGCTTGTGCCGTGGGGATACCCGGGTGCGTGGGCGCGCCGGCCCGCTGGACGAGGGCGACGGGTACGCAGTGGTCCTCAAGGACGTGCTCGCCGAGGCGCTGCGGGTCAGACTCGATGTCCGGGGACAGGGTGCGCTGGGCGCCGATGCCAGGCGGCGGGTGGTTGACGGGGTGCTCGGCGGTCTCGCCGTCGCGCACGCCCACCGGGTCGTGCACCGCTACCTCAGCCCGGACACCGTGCTCATCGGGCGCAACGGCACCACCATGCTCACCGGTTTCGACTACGCCCACCCCGGGCCGCCGCGCCCGCACGACGAGTCCCGGGGCATCGAGGCGTATGGGCCAGGCGGCCCCTTGTTGTCATGTGGTGGCCCGGTTTGATCGTCCAGGTGCCGTCGGTGACGTGGAGTCCGAGGTTGACCAGTCGGCGGAGGTTGAGGGCGGCCGCCCGGTGGTGGAGTCAGGCGTCGTTCTTCAGGACACCTCGGTAGCGGAGTCTGCGGCCGTGGTGGGTGAGCCAGGCGATGCCGCGTTCGACGAGGGGGCGCCAGTGGCGATATTCGTCCTGCTCACGCAAGATCTTCAGAAGTCTCCTAGGAGGGCTTTCTCCCCCGCAGCGGGACCTCCCGGATCAGCCAGGACACCGCGAACGTCACGGCGCACAGCGCGGCCGTGCCGAGCGCGACACCGTGCATGCCGTCGACGACACCTGCCCGGAACGCGTCCTGGACCGGCTCCGGCAGGTCCCGCAGCAGCGCGGGCGTGAGCTCCCCGCCGGTCAGCCGCTGCCCGTCGGCGCCGAGCCGGTCCGTGACGGTGGCGTCGAGACGGCTCGTGTAGACGGAGCCGAGGATCGCGACGCCGAGCGAGCCGCCGATGGTGCGCAGCAGCGTCTGGGTGCCGCTGGCCGCGCCCATGTCGCGGGGCTCGGCACTGTTCATCGTGATCAGCATCGTTGGCTGCATCAGGCAGCCGATTCCCACGCCCAGCACGGATGTCAGGCCGGAGGCCAGACCTGCGGTCGTGCCGGTGCCGAGTGTCAGCAGGGCCAGGGCGCCCACCGTGGCCAGTGCGCCGCCCGCGATCGGGTAGCCGCGGTAGCGACCGCCATCGCTCACCCGCCGCCCGATGGCGAGCTGCGCGCCGATCATGCCGAGCATCAGCGGGATGAGCAGCAGACCACTCTCCGTGGACGACATGTCCCGCACGAACTGCATGTACTGCGGCAGATAACTCGCCGCCGCCAGCATGGCCGCACCCGTGACGAAGCTCAGGACCTGCGCCACGGTGAAGTTGCGGTCCCGGAACAGCCGTGGCGGGATCACCGGCTCCAGGGCGCGCCGCTCCACGCGTACGAAGGCGGCGACCGCGGCAACGGACACCAGGCCGAGGCCGATGATCTGCGGTGACGTCCAGGCGTACGTCGTCCCTGCCCAGCTCGCGAGCAGCGTCAGGGCGAGGATCGCGCCGGTCAGCAGCCCCGCGCCGGCGAAGTCGATCCGTGCCTTGACGCGTTCGCCGCGCAGCCGCACCCCGAAGCCGATGAGGGCGAGCGCCAAGGCGCCGACCGGCACATTGACGTAGAACACCCATCTCCAGTCCCACTGATCGGTGAGGAAGCCGCCGATCAGTGGCCCGCCGATCATCGCGGCCGGCAGCAGCACCCCGATCAGCGACTGGGCGCGCCCGGCCTCCGCGGGAGCCAGCAGCGTCCCGATGAGCGAGAGGGCCCCCACGAACAGGCCGCCCGCGCCGATGCCCTGCAGCGCCCGGAAGGCGATCAGCTGCCCCATGTCCTGGGCGAGTCCGCACAGCACGGAACCGATGAGGAAGACGGTGATGGAGGCGAGGTAGCTGCCCTTGCGGCCGTACAGATCGCCGAGCTTGCCCCAGATCGGTGTGGAGACGGCCATCGTGAGCAGATAGGCGGTGAGCACCCAGGACAGTTGGTCGAGGCCGCCCAGTTCGCCGACGATGGTGGGCAGCGCGGTGCCGACGATGGTGCCGTCGAGCGTGGCGAGCACGATGCCGAGCAGCAGGCCGAGGATGACGAGCCGGGTGGGCGGGGCACCGGTCTCGTCCCCCGCGGCGGCTCCGGGCGGCTTCTCGTCCGTATGTTGCTTCATGACTTCCCCCACGGTTCTGGCGCCGACTCAGGCGACGTACGAGCGAACGGCCCTGGCGTCGCGCAAGGCGTGTCCCCACCAGGCCAGCTGGTCGAGCAGCGCCTTTGCGGCGGTGTCGGCGGCCGGGTCCTTGACGGCGCCGGACTCGTCGAAACAGCTCCACGCCTCGTGGAAGCTGACCGTGTTGCGGATGGTCGTGGCGTTCAACTCGGCCATGACGACCCGCAGATGCTCCACCGCGCGCAGACCGCCTGACAGGCCCCCGTACGAGACGAACGCGACCGGCTTGCCGTGCCACTGCTCGTTGTGCCAGTCGATGGCGTTCTTCAGGGGCGCCGGATAGCTGTGGTTGTACTCGGGCGTGACGAAGACGAACGCGTCGGCGGCGGCGAGCCGCGGCGTCACTAGGGCCAGCGCCTCCTCGGTGCCAGGCGGCGGCTGCTGACCGAAGGCCGGGAACACCGTCGGCAGCGGGGTCTCCGCGAGGTCGGCGACATCGGCCTGCATGTCTTCGCGCTGCTCGAGGTGGCCGCTGAGCCAGTTCGTCACGACGGGACCGAAGCGGCCCTCGCGGGTGGAGCCGACGAGTACGGCGACGCGGAGCGGCTCGGTGGTGGCAGGCATGGACGACCCCTTGGTTGTGTACGTCGTATCTTTATGAGTACAACGTACACTCTGATGTGTACATCGTCTACTGGCGATACGCTGTACGCGATGTCGACGGAGAGGAGCCGTGCAATGGCCGCCCGGAAACAGGAAGAGAGCGACGGGAGCAAGGTCGTGGAGCCCTCTCTCTGGGAGCGCATGGAGCGGCCCGCCCCCGCGCCCCGAGCCTCACTGACCCTGGAGCGGATCGCCGCTGCCGCGGTCGCGATCGCCGACGAAGAGGGCGGCGGCGCCGTCACCATGCGCCGTCTCGCCACGAAGCTCGGCGTCGCCCCCATGGCGGCCTACCGGCATGTGGCGGGCAAGGACGATCTCTGGGCGCTCATGATCGACCGGGTCTCCCGGCAGCTGGCCGTGCCGGACGACGCGACGGACTGGCGGGAGGTGCTGCGCTCCTTCGCCCTGCAGACACGGGAGTTGATGTTGGTGCACCCGTGGATGGGATCCATTCCGCTGATCTCGCTCACGCCGTCGCGGATGGCCGTGGCCGAACGGCAGTTGGCGGCGCTCGCCGCGTGTGACCTGGACGCCGACTCGGTGATGGCCGCCTTCCGGGCCGTCGGCTCCTACGTGCACGGCTCGACCCAGGCCGAGATCGTCCTGCGCGAGTTCCAGGAGCGGCACGGCTGGGCCGGCGGTGACGAGACCCGTCAGGCGCTCGCTCCGCAGATGAACTACCTGATGAGCACGGGCCGTTATCCGACCTACGAGCGTTACGCCCTGGAGGCGGCGCGCAAGGACGATCACACCTGGGCGTTCGAGTTCGGCCTCGACTGCGTGCTCGACGGCATCGCCCAGCGCCTCGGCATCTGACCGGAAGAAACCCCGGCCCTCCTGGACGGAGGAGAGCCGGGGCTTCGGTCTGTGCGGTTCCTTGTGCGCCTGGTGCGAGGAACGTACCTAAGCGCTCCGCGGGAAGTGCGGTACGAAAGCTGCGGGCCGTCCGTGGCTGGTCGCGCAGTTCCCCGCGCCCCTTACGGGGCGCGGTACAGCACCGGACTTCGCCACATCCGCTTAGTAGGAGGAACCGGAAGCGCCCAATGAACCCGTCGGGTGCCAGACCGTCTTCGTCTCCAGGAATGCCGTCAGGCGCTCGGTGCCCGGGGTCTCCGTGTAATCCACAGGCTGTGGACGCAGGACGCGCTTGAGGTTGTCGGCCGCCGCGATCTCCAGTTCCTTCGCCAGGCCAGCGTCGGTGCCGGCGCCCGCGAGGTCGATCGCGTTGACGTCCTGGTGCGCGGCGAGGGGCGCCGCGATCTCCGCCGTACGGCCGGAGAGGACGTTGACGACACCGCCGGGCAGGTCGGAGGTGGCCAGTACTTCGCCCAGCGACAGGGCGGGCAGCGGGGACTTCTCGCTCGCCACCACGATCGCCGTGTTGCCGGTCGCGATCACCGGGGCGACGACCGAGACCAGGCCCAGGAACGACGACTCCTGGGGGGCCAGGACCGCTACCACGCCCGTCGGCTCGGGCGAGGAGAGGTTGAAGAACGGGCCCGCGACCGGGTTGCCGCCGCCGACCACCTGGGCGATCTTGTCGGTCCAGCCCGCGTACCAGACCCAGCGGTCGATCGTGGCGTCCACGACCACGGCCGCCTTGGACTTGGAGAGTCCTTCGGCGTCGGCCACTTCACGCGTGAACTGATCGCGGCGGCCCTCCAGCATCTCCGCGACGCGGTAGAGGATCTGCCCGCGGTTGTACGCGGTCGCGCCGGACCAGCCGCCGAAGGCCTTGCGGGCGGCGACGACCGCGTCACGGGCGTCCTTGCGGGAGGAGAGTGGCGCGTTGGCCAGCCACTTGCCCTTCGAGTCCGTCACCTCGTACACCCGGCCGCTCTCGGAACGCGGGAACTTCCCGCCGACGTACAGCTTGTAGGTCTTGAAGACGCTCAAACGGTCAGACATCGAGGTACGCCTCCAGGCCGTGGCGACCGCCCTCGCGGCCGAAGCCCGACTCCTTGTAGCCGCCGAAGGGCGAGGTCGGGTCGAACTTGTTGAACGTGTTGGACCAGATCACGCCCGCGCGCAGCTTGTTCGCCACCGCCAGGATCCGCGAACCCTTCTCGGTCCAGATGCCCGCCGACAGCCCGTACGGCGTGTTGTTGGCCTTGGCGACCGCCTCGTCCGGGGTGCGGAAGGTGAGGACGGACAGCACCGGGCCGAAGATCTCGTCGCGGGCGACGGTGTGGGCCTGGGTGACGTTCGTGAAGAGCGTCGGGGCGAACCAGTAGCCGGAGGAGGGGATGTCGCACGGCGCGGACCAGCGCTCGGCGCCTTCCGCCTCGCCCTGCTCCACCAGGGACGTGATGCGCGACAGCTGTTCGGCCGAGTTGATCGCGCCGATGTCCGTGTTCTTGTCCAGCGGGTCACCGAGGCGCAGCGTCGACAGACGGCGCTTCAGGGAGGCCAGCAGCTCGTCCTGGATGGACTCCTGCACCAGCAGCCTTGATCCCGCGCAGCACACCTGGCCCTGGTTGAAGAAGATCCCGTTGACGATCCCCTCCACCGCCTGGTCGATCGGGGCGTCGTCGAAGACGATGTTCGCGCCCTTGCCGCCGAGTTCGAGGGTGAGCTTCTTGCGGGTGCCCGCGACCGTCTTCGCGATCTCCTTGCCGACGGCGGTGGAGCCGGTGAAGGCCACCTTGTTCACATCCGGGTGGGCCACCAGGGACGCGCCCGTGTCGCCGTATCCCGGAAGGATGTTGACGACGCCCTTGGGCAGACCGGCCTGGCGGCAGATGTCCGCGAAGAACAGGGCGGACAGCGGGGTCGTCTCGGCGGGCTTCAACACCACCGTGTTGCCCGTCGCCAGCGCCGGAGCGATCTTCCACGCCAGCATCAGCAGCGGGAAGTTCCAGGGGATGACCTGGCCGGCGACGCCCAGCGGCCGGGGGGCGGCACCGAAACCGGCGTGCTCCAGCTTGTCCGCCCAGCCCGCGTAGTAGAAGAAGTGCGCCGCTACGAGGGGAAGGTCGGCGTCCCTCGTCTCCTTGATGGGCTTTCCGTTGTCCAGGGTTTCCAGGACGGCGAGCTCGCGGGCGCGCTCCTGGATGATCCGGGCGATACGGAAGAGGTACTTCGCACGCTCGGAGCCGGGCAGCGCCGACCACTTCTCGAACGCCTTGCGGGCGGCCTTGACCGCCCGGTCGACGTCCGCGGTACCGGCCTGGGCGACCTCGGAGAGGACCTCTTCGGTGGACGGCGAGACCGTCTTGAAGACCTTGCCGTCGGCCGCCTCCACGAACTCGCCGTCGATGAACAGGCCGTAGGACGGGGCGATGTCGACGATCGAGCGGGACTCGGGTGCGGGTGCGTACTCAAAAGCCATGATGGATCAGTCCACCGTCACGTAGTCGGGACCGGAGTAGCGGCCGGTGGCCAGCTTCTGACGCTGCATCAGCAGATCGTTCAGGAGCGAGGACGCGCCGAAGCGGAACCAGTGGTTGTGCAGCCAGTCCTCCCCGGCGGTCTCGTTCACCAGGACCAGGAACTTGATCGCGTCCTTGGAGGTGCGGATGCCGCCGGCGGGCTTCACGCCGACCTGGATGCCGGTCTGGAGACGGAAGTCGCGCACGGCCTCCAGCATGAGGAGTGTGTTCGCGGGAGTGGCGTTGACGGCGACCTTGCCGGTCGACGTCTTGATGAAGTCGGCGCCCGCCAGCATGCCGAGCCAGCTCGCGCGCCGGATGTTGTCGTACGTCGACAGCTCGCCGGTCTCGAAGATGACCTTCAGGCGGGCACTCGCCCCGCAGGCCTCCTTCACGGCGACGATCTCGTCGTACACCTTCATGTAGTTCCCCGCGAGGAAGGCCCCGCGGTCGATGACCATGTCGATCTCGTCGGCGCCCGCGGCGACGGCTTCCCGCACGTCGGCCAGCTTGACGGCGATCGGCGCGCGGCCCGCCGGGAAGGCGGTGGCGACGGAGGCGACCTTGACCGTGGAGCCGGCGACGGCCGCCTTCGCGGCGGGCACCATGTCGGGGTAGACGCAGACCGCGGCCGTGGCGGGGGCCGTACGGTCGGTCGGGTCGGGGCGGACCGCCTTGGCGCCGAGCGCCCGGATCTTGCCCGGAGTGTCCGCGCCTTCCAGCGTCGTCAGGTCGACCATCGAGATGGCGAGGTCGATGGCGTACGCCTTCGCGGTCGTCTTGATGGAACGGGTACCGAGCGAGGCGGCACGCGCCTCCAGGCCGACCGCGTCGACGCCGGGCAGCCCATGGAGGAAGCGGCGCAGCGTGCTCTCGGAGGCCGCCACGTCCGTGAGGGTGTGTGCAGTGGTGGGCATGGTCACCAGACGAGCATATCTACGCGCGTAGCGGCTGTACACCCCGAGAAAGGGTTCCTTCTAGGAGAGGGGGAGGTGTCCAACGTGAAGGGGCGCGGGGAACTGCGCGACCAGCCACAACGCACCTGCACCCGCGTACGGTCGTCCCCTCCACGGCGCCCAGGCGCATCGGCCGAGCCGCCGCAGGCATGGGGCAGAATCAACGGCATGACCACCCCGGACCCCGAGAACAAGGACCGCGTCTTCCGATCCTCCGGCGGCATCGCAGGCGGCGTCCTCCTGCTGGGCCTCGTCGCCTGGCTCGGCATCGACGCCCTGTTCCAGGGCAACGGCCGCACCCCCTGGCTGGCCCTCGCCGCGATGATCCTCGTCGTCCCGCTGATCGTCGCCTTCACCGTGCGCCCCGCCGTGTACGCGAACGAGGACCGCCTCCGCATCCGCAACCCCTTCCGCGTGATCGTGCTGCCGTGGGGACAGGTCGCCTCGTTGCGCTCGGGCTACTCGAACGAGGTCGTCGACCGGTCCGGCAAGAAGTTCCAGCTCTGGGCCATCCCGGTATCGCTGCGCGCCCGCAAGAAGGCGGCCCGGCGCGAGGCGAGAGCGATGGCGAGCGGCGAGGACACCACGCGTGGCCTCGTGCAGGGTGGTCTCCGGAACGTGCCGGACGGCCCGACCCGGGCGGCGAGCGACCAGGCCATGGACGATCTGCGTGAGCTGCAGGAGGCCCGGGGGGCGGCGGTGACCGCGCAGGACGAGGGGATTGTCGTGCGCTGGGCGTACGAGATCGTGGGCCCCGCGGCGGCGGGCGCGGTGCTGCTG
This genomic window from Streptomyces sp. DG2A-72 contains:
- the deoC gene encoding deoxyribose-phosphate aldolase, whose amino-acid sequence is MPTTAHTLTDVAASESTLRRFLHGLPGVDAVGLEARAASLGTRSIKTTAKAYAIDLAISMVDLTTLEGADTPGKIRALGAKAVRPDPTDRTAPATAAVCVYPDMVPAAKAAVAGSTVKVASVATAFPAGRAPIAVKLADVREAVAAGADEIDMVIDRGAFLAGNYMKVYDEIVAVKEACGASARLKVIFETGELSTYDNIRRASWLGMLAGADFIKTSTGKVAVNATPANTLLMLEAVRDFRLQTGIQVGVKPAGGIRTSKDAIKFLVLVNETAGEDWLHNHWFRFGASSLLNDLLMQRQKLATGRYSGPDYVTVD
- a CDS encoding helix-turn-helix transcriptional regulator, whose protein sequence is MTQTARDLDPAGSARDLYGVELRRQRQVAGLSLDRLSDIVNYSKTHLHGVESGERLPLPPISEKLDVAFGTGELFQGLWGAVKREHMPRRFEHCLELEARAVRFQEFCATLTPGLLQTPEYMRALFVEGNPEMTSKEIDGLVAARLGRQEMLRSDSSPDLWWILGEAALRQAVGGPAVMREQLAALLPLMRTRNTTIQIAPFAAGALPLMNGTLILLTLPDNSITVYQEGFGYGETFDDREIVTRRVRKFDHMKACALPPRESAALIKATLEMYESCEPLQT
- a CDS encoding DUF397 domain-containing protein, which produces MRATPDMSTARWRKSSYSGQEAGDACVEVCDDRPGTVPVRDSKNTTGPVLMPTGAAWQPFVDGIKDGSL
- a CDS encoding MDR family MFS transporter; its protein translation is MKQHTDEKPPGAAAGDETGAPPTRLVILGLLLGIVLATLDGTIVGTALPTIVGELGGLDQLSWVLTAYLLTMAVSTPIWGKLGDLYGRKGSYLASITVFLIGSVLCGLAQDMGQLIAFRALQGIGAGGLFVGALSLIGTLLAPAEAGRAQSLIGVLLPAAMIGGPLIGGFLTDQWDWRWVFYVNVPVGALALALIGFGVRLRGERVKARIDFAGAGLLTGAILALTLLASWAGTTYAWTSPQIIGLGLVSVAAVAAFVRVERRALEPVIPPRLFRDRNFTVAQVLSFVTGAAMLAAASYLPQYMQFVRDMSSTESGLLLIPLMLGMIGAQLAIGRRVSDGGRYRGYPIAGGALATVGALALLTLGTGTTAGLASGLTSVLGVGIGCLMQPTMLITMNSAEPRDMGAASGTQTLLRTIGGSLGVAILGSVYTSRLDATVTDRLGADGQRLTGGELTPALLRDLPEPVQDAFRAGVVDGMHGVALGTAALCAVTFAVSWLIREVPLRGRKPS
- a CDS encoding TetR/AcrR family transcriptional regulator, yielding MAARKQEESDGSKVVEPSLWERMERPAPAPRASLTLERIAAAAVAIADEEGGGAVTMRRLATKLGVAPMAAYRHVAGKDDLWALMIDRVSRQLAVPDDATDWREVLRSFALQTRELMLVHPWMGSIPLISLTPSRMAVAERQLAALAACDLDADSVMAAFRAVGSYVHGSTQAEIVLREFQERHGWAGGDETRQALAPQMNYLMSTGRYPTYERYALEAARKDDHTWAFEFGLDCVLDGIAQRLGI
- a CDS encoding uridine kinase, which encodes MSSHPPIPTRVVLLCGPSGSGKSLLAARSGLPVLRLDDFYKEGDDPTLPQVLGSSDIDWDHPDSWDADAAVAAIAELCRTGRTDVPLYDISRSARTGAETVGIGRTPLFIAEGIFAAEIVTRCRELGVLADALCLSRGPVRTFRRRFLRDLKEGRKSVPFLLRRGWRLMRAERSIVARQTALGAHACDRDEAMGRLADAAAGRYAKARTAV
- a CDS encoding NADPH-dependent FMN reductase, yielding MPATTEPLRVAVLVGSTREGRFGPVVTNWLSGHLEQREDMQADVADLAETPLPTVFPAFGQQPPPGTEEALALVTPRLAAADAFVFVTPEYNHSYPAPLKNAIDWHNEQWHGKPVAFVSYGGLSGGLRAVEHLRVVMAELNATTIRNTVSFHEAWSCFDESGAVKDPAADTAAKALLDQLAWWGHALRDARAVRSYVA
- a CDS encoding aldehyde dehydrogenase, which encodes MSDRLSVFKTYKLYVGGKFPRSESGRVYEVTDSKGKWLANAPLSSRKDARDAVVAARKAFGGWSGATAYNRGQILYRVAEMLEGRRDQFTREVADAEGLSKSKAAVVVDATIDRWVWYAGWTDKIAQVVGGGNPVAGPFFNLSSPEPTGVVAVLAPQESSFLGLVSVVAPVIATGNTAIVVASEKSPLPALSLGEVLATSDLPGGVVNVLSGRTAEIAAPLAAHQDVNAIDLAGAGTDAGLAKELEIAAADNLKRVLRPQPVDYTETPGTERLTAFLETKTVWHPTGSLGASGSSY
- a CDS encoding aldehyde dehydrogenase family protein, translating into MAFEYAPAPESRSIVDIAPSYGLFIDGEFVEAADGKVFKTVSPSTEEVLSEVAQAGTADVDRAVKAARKAFEKWSALPGSERAKYLFRIARIIQERARELAVLETLDNGKPIKETRDADLPLVAAHFFYYAGWADKLEHAGFGAAPRPLGVAGQVIPWNFPLLMLAWKIAPALATGNTVVLKPAETTPLSALFFADICRQAGLPKGVVNILPGYGDTGASLVAHPDVNKVAFTGSTAVGKEIAKTVAGTRKKLTLELGGKGANIVFDDAPIDQAVEGIVNGIFFNQGQVCCAGSRLLVQESIQDELLASLKRRLSTLRLGDPLDKNTDIGAINSAEQLSRITSLVEQGEAEGAERWSAPCDIPSSGYWFAPTLFTNVTQAHTVARDEIFGPVLSVLTFRTPDEAVAKANNTPYGLSAGIWTEKGSRILAVANKLRAGVIWSNTFNKFDPTSPFGGYKESGFGREGGRHGLEAYLDV